Proteins encoded together in one Syntrophorhabdaceae bacterium window:
- a CDS encoding type II toxin-antitoxin system PemK/MazF family toxin, with protein MARILRGEIRWADLNPVRGHEQAGLRPVLILSHDIFNEKSGTVITVAITSQPQKAGFPLTLELKSPNLPKKSWLKISQIRTLSVERIGRVIGKASPEELNQAIEGLNEIIA; from the coding sequence ATGGCCAGAATATTAAGGGGCGAGATAAGATGGGCAGATTTAAATCCTGTGCGGGGTCATGAGCAGGCCGGTTTGCGTCCTGTGCTCATTTTGAGCCACGACATTTTTAATGAGAAATCAGGCACGGTCATTACCGTAGCCATCACAAGTCAGCCGCAAAAGGCTGGCTTTCCATTAACTCTTGAATTGAAGTCTCCAAATTTACCTAAGAAGTCATGGCTCAAAATCAGTCAAATCCGAACTCTCTCTGTAGAGAGAATTGGTAGAGTTATTGGTAAAGCATCTCCGGAAGAGTTGAATCAGGCAATTGAAGGTTTGAATGAAATCATTGCGTAA
- a CDS encoding ribbon-helix-helix domain-containing protein, with protein sequence MGKAKIAITLDTEYIGELDRLVEENYFQNRSQAICDAVREKLARMKHSRLSMECAKLDPKFEKAIAEEGLAEDMSQWPEY encoded by the coding sequence ATGGGAAAAGCAAAAATAGCGATCACATTAGATACCGAATATATTGGCGAATTGGATAGATTGGTCGAGGAGAACTATTTTCAAAATCGCAGCCAAGCCATCTGTGATGCTGTGCGTGAAAAACTCGCCCGCATGAAACACAGCCGTTTATCGATGGAATGCGCAAAACTCGACCCTAAATTTGAAAAAGCTATAGCCGAAGAAGGGTTAGCTGAGGACATGAGCCAATGGCCAGAATATTAA